AGCTGGCCATCACCCGTTGGGCATCTCTGCGACCAGGAACCGCGTTCCCACGATTTCTGCGCCATGCAGAAGGGGTTCCCGTCCGGGTCACGCAGCACCACGAAATCGGCCTCCTGGCTGGAGTGCCACTCTGCCCGCTGCGCGCCCAGGGCCAGCCGCCGCTCCACTTCGGTGGTCTGATCGGTGGCGTACAGGTCCGGATAGTGGCGCCTCGGCTGGTCAGACGTGACCACCCTCAGGGCCAGGTGTGCGCCGTGACCTTCCCCGGGCACCAACCAGCACGGCACAGTCCCCGTCCTGTGCGTCCTGCGGCCGGTAGTCCAGCGCCGCCGTTCAGAACGTGATGGCCCTTGGCAGGGTCCGTCACCCCCCATACCAGAGAACCGATGCTCAGCATGGCCCAGGAGGGCGCACCGACCACAGAGGCCAGATCAGGGCCAGGTGTCGCGGTGGGCAG
This genomic window from Deinococcus arcticus contains:
- a CDS encoding VOC family protein; translated protein: MGGDGPCQGPSRSERRRWTTGRRTHRTGTVPCWLVPGEGHGAHLALRVVTSDQPRRHYPDLYATDQTTEVERRLALGAQRAEWHSSQEADFVVLRDPDGNPFCMAQKSWERGSWSQRCPTGDGQLQPPLCQLPSWFLPHYPAGHGYCRALHSVGPRPGRACRGLH